Proteins encoded within one genomic window of Streptomyces sp. NBC_01314:
- a CDS encoding DUF4429 domain-containing protein, producing the protein MAEILQRDGSWTFDGDTLRLTPGRDKGVSLLRRTLGELAVPLGALAGVSFEQGKKSGRLRLRLRDGSDPLLQATGGRLADSNDPYRLSVDSDRYGVAEYFVDEIRNALLLDEVPADAVDAYLLAGPAVPLSVSAGDGTASFDGDHVRLEWNWKTEDSKAASGARTLPLADIAGVEWHPSVGLENGSLRFTVRNAPTKAPPKYDPNSVELWGFKKDPLMALVAAAVQARLPHPAAPAPKQLTPPPPAPDRPAPEEDHDALLRRLRELGDLHRSGVLTDEEFTMAKQAVLRRM; encoded by the coding sequence ATGGCGGAAATCCTGCAGCGGGACGGCTCTTGGACCTTCGACGGCGACACACTGCGGCTGACCCCGGGCCGCGACAAGGGCGTGAGCCTGCTCCGCAGGACCCTGGGTGAACTCGCCGTCCCGCTGGGCGCGTTGGCGGGCGTCTCCTTCGAGCAGGGCAAGAAGTCGGGTCGGCTGCGCCTCAGGCTGCGCGACGGCTCCGACCCTCTCCTCCAGGCCACCGGCGGCCGGCTCGCCGACTCCAACGACCCGTACCGGCTGAGCGTCGACTCCGACCGGTACGGAGTCGCCGAGTACTTCGTGGACGAGATCCGGAACGCGCTGCTCCTGGACGAGGTACCGGCCGACGCGGTGGACGCCTACCTGCTCGCCGGCCCCGCCGTGCCGCTCTCCGTCTCCGCCGGGGACGGCACCGCGAGCTTCGACGGCGACCACGTACGCCTGGAGTGGAACTGGAAGACGGAGGACTCGAAGGCCGCGTCCGGTGCGCGGACGCTGCCGCTGGCGGACATAGCGGGCGTCGAGTGGCACCCCTCGGTCGGCCTGGAGAACGGCAGCCTCCGCTTCACCGTGCGGAACGCGCCGACGAAGGCGCCGCCCAAGTACGACCCCAACTCCGTCGAGCTGTGGGGCTTCAAGAAGGACCCGCTGATGGCCCTGGTCGCGGCGGCCGTGCAGGCCCGGCTCCCGCATCCGGCGGCCCCGGCGCCGAAGCAGCTGACACCGCCCCCGCCGGCGCCGGACCGGCCGGCCCCCGAGGAGGACCACGACGCCCTGCTGCGCCGCCTCCGTGAGCTGGGCGACCTCCACCGGTCAGGTGTGCTCACGGACGAGGAGTTCACCATGGCCAAACAGGCGGTCCTCAGACGCATGTAG
- a CDS encoding beta-N-acetylhexosaminidase, which produces MRPHHRSTRLLGSLLLVAAGTFIVGATPVSENTEAATIPLGQVIPAPASVRADGTPYRLTGGTHIVVDGGPEVLPVGEYLAGILRPSTGYRLPVTERREAGIRLRLASGETGLGQEGYRLESGPSGVTLTARAPAGLFHAVQTLRQLLPAAVEKDSVQPGPWLIAGGTIKDTPRYGWRGAMLDVSRYFFGVDQVKRHIDQLALYKFNKLHLHLSDDQGWRIAIDSWPRLAPYGGSTQVGGGPGGYYTKADYQEIVRYASSRHLEVVPEIDMPGHTNAALASYAELNRDGVAPPLYTGTEVGFSSLCVDKDVTYDFVEDVVRELAALTPGRYLHIGGDEANSTSHEDYVTFMDRVQPVVEKYGKTVIGWHQLTGAAPARGALAQYWGLDSTGAEEKERVAAAARNGTGIILSPADRIYLDMKYDKDTPLGLDWAGYVDVRRSYDWDPGDYLAGAPGSAIRGVEAPLWTETLATSADVEYMAFPRLPGVAELGWSSASTHGWGGYKVRLAAQGARWDALGVGYFRAPQVPWPAR; this is translated from the coding sequence GTGAGACCGCACCACAGATCGACCCGACTTCTCGGTTCGCTGCTGCTGGTGGCGGCCGGGACCTTCATCGTGGGAGCCACGCCCGTGTCCGAGAACACCGAAGCCGCCACCATCCCGCTCGGGCAGGTGATCCCGGCCCCTGCCTCCGTCCGGGCCGACGGAACGCCGTACCGGCTGACCGGTGGTACGCACATCGTCGTGGACGGCGGGCCTGAAGTTCTCCCGGTGGGCGAGTACCTGGCGGGGATCCTGCGGCCCTCGACCGGCTACCGGCTGCCGGTCACCGAGCGACGAGAGGCCGGAATCCGCCTGCGGTTGGCCTCCGGGGAGACGGGTCTCGGCCAGGAGGGCTACCGGCTGGAGAGCGGCCCCTCCGGTGTCACTCTCACCGCCCGCGCGCCCGCCGGGCTCTTTCACGCCGTCCAGACCCTGCGCCAACTCCTGCCCGCCGCCGTCGAGAAGGACTCCGTGCAGCCGGGCCCCTGGCTGATCGCGGGCGGCACCATCAAGGACACCCCGCGCTACGGCTGGCGCGGCGCGATGCTGGACGTCTCCCGGTACTTCTTCGGCGTGGACCAGGTCAAGCGCCACATCGACCAGTTGGCGCTCTACAAGTTCAACAAGCTGCACCTGCACCTCTCCGACGACCAGGGCTGGCGCATCGCCATCGACTCCTGGCCGCGCCTCGCCCCGTACGGCGGCTCCACGCAGGTCGGCGGCGGCCCCGGCGGCTACTACACCAAGGCCGACTACCAGGAGATCGTCCGGTACGCGTCCTCGCGTCACCTTGAGGTCGTCCCCGAGATCGACATGCCCGGCCACACCAACGCGGCCCTCGCCTCCTACGCCGAGCTGAACCGCGACGGTGTCGCGCCCCCGCTCTACACCGGCACCGAGGTCGGCTTCAGCTCCCTCTGCGTCGACAAGGACGTGACGTACGACTTCGTGGAGGACGTCGTACGGGAGCTGGCCGCGCTCACGCCCGGCCGGTATCTACACATCGGGGGTGACGAGGCGAACTCCACCAGCCACGAGGACTACGTGACGTTCATGGACCGGGTGCAGCCGGTCGTCGAGAAGTACGGGAAGACCGTGATCGGCTGGCATCAGCTGACCGGGGCCGCTCCGGCGCGGGGCGCGCTCGCGCAGTACTGGGGGCTGGACAGCACGGGCGCCGAGGAGAAGGAGCGGGTCGCGGCGGCCGCGCGGAACGGGACGGGGATCATCCTCTCGCCCGCCGACCGGATCTACCTCGACATGAAGTACGACAAGGACACGCCGCTGGGGCTCGACTGGGCCGGATACGTGGATGTGCGGCGGTCCTACGACTGGGATCCGGGCGACTATCTGGCGGGCGCGCCCGGCTCCGCGATCCGGGGGGTCGAGGCGCCGCTGTGGACCGAGACGCTCGCGACGTCGGCGGATGTCGAGTACATGGCGTTTCCCCGTCTGCCGGGGGTTGCCGAGCTCGGCTGGTCGTCGGCGTCGACGCATGGCTGGGGTGGGTACAAGGTGCGGCTTGCCGCGCAGGGGGCTCGGTGGGATGCGCTCGGGGTCGGGTACTTCCGTGCGCCTCAGGTGCCTTGGCCTGCGCGGTAG